In a genomic window of Occallatibacter riparius:
- the rbfA gene encoding 30S ribosome-binding factor RbfA: MPEHRARKHHHDRVAETLREEIGSMIEGELSDPRIGFCYVSEVILNPGGKSARVYVAIDGAVPDIVKAEEETIAGLEAAKGYIRYELKERMGVRHVPDLAFFPDRSGRFQARINELISRGRKRQKTQVE, from the coding sequence ATGCCGGAACATCGGGCACGCAAACATCATCACGACCGGGTGGCCGAGACGCTGCGCGAAGAGATTGGCTCCATGATCGAGGGGGAACTCTCCGATCCCCGCATCGGCTTCTGCTACGTCAGCGAAGTCATCCTCAATCCGGGGGGCAAATCGGCACGCGTTTATGTCGCGATTGACGGCGCGGTTCCGGACATCGTGAAGGCCGAAGAAGAGACGATCGCCGGCCTCGAGGCTGCCAAAGGGTATATTCGTTACGAGTTGAAAGAACGCATGGGAGTGCGTCATGTTCCAGACCTTGCCTTCTTCCCCGATCGCTCCGGCAGGTTCCAGGCGCGTATTAACGAGCTGATCTCGCGCGGCCGGAAACGACAGAAGACACAGGTGGAGTAG